A section of the Estrella lausannensis genome encodes:
- the polA gene encoding DNA polymerase I — protein sequence MKSLFIIDASGYLHRAYHAITSMTNAQGESTNALFGFVRSLLKLSNDFKPTHLVCVFDGPESTKKRKAIYGEYKSHRPPMAPDLAYQINWAKDYCQLAGIPWLSVPEVEADDTIGSVALLGKEDFDHIFLCTSDKDMAQLVDEKVRILNTHKDNLIIDPAGVETLFGVRPDQILDYLALTGDASDNIPGIEGFGPKTAASILKEWNTLDNALQHAGEIKGKKGETLKNEGEKALLSRQLAKIDTAVEVPRESAFYQLQPPSRENLLQFLNQMGFHSMIKDLGEEKKTSTPVSYHLVDDEPSATDLMKNLKAHQDVAFDTETTSEKPMLAELVGVGFAVREGEGYYIPLNGKLGKERALAILREIFSCKDTSFFGHNAKYDCIVLKNHGIEVTPAFDTILASYILNSNERLHSLDTLAAKYFGFTKTKTSELLGKGKQETTMDKVPIEQVSAYCCEDVDYTFRLKNLFEKELEERGLKKLYYDLELALLPVLQEMEMHGIFLDTKRLASIKDNVTIALDMVKEEIFQMAGEEFNLNSPKQLSDILFNKLMIRPPKKTATGFSTSQEVLEELKNNYPIAEKLIEWRVLEKMRSTYIDTLPLEVNPRTHRIHTTFNQFVAATGRLSSQDPNLQNIPARHPIGLLIREAFRPEMDGWSFLSSDYSQIELRLLAHFSEDKALIEAFSKGEDIHATTAAHIFGIALPFVTKEMRQLAKAVNFGILYGQGPFGLAQTLKIDLKQAKSFIETYFARFPKVKAYIEECKEVARKSGKAVTFTGRERAIPEIHNKNMQIRQMAERLAVNTPLQGGAADLIKMAMLKIDARLKNERFKGYMILQIHDELIFEAPEGEIEALKPLVKEEMENAYQFKVPLTVNCEVGKNWKEC from the coding sequence ATGAAATCCCTTTTTATTATCGACGCTTCAGGCTATCTGCATAGAGCCTATCACGCCATCACCAGCATGACCAATGCTCAGGGAGAATCGACAAATGCCCTTTTCGGGTTTGTCCGGTCGCTCCTTAAGCTTTCCAACGATTTCAAACCGACCCATCTGGTCTGCGTCTTCGACGGCCCGGAAAGCACCAAGAAGCGGAAGGCGATCTATGGCGAATACAAAAGCCACAGGCCACCAATGGCTCCGGACCTTGCCTATCAAATCAACTGGGCGAAAGATTACTGCCAGCTGGCAGGCATCCCTTGGCTTTCGGTTCCCGAGGTAGAAGCGGACGATACCATCGGATCGGTGGCCCTTCTCGGCAAAGAAGATTTCGATCATATTTTTCTTTGTACAAGCGATAAAGACATGGCTCAGCTGGTCGATGAAAAAGTCAGGATTCTCAATACACACAAAGACAATCTGATCATCGATCCGGCAGGAGTGGAGACCCTCTTTGGCGTGCGGCCCGATCAAATCCTGGATTACTTAGCCTTGACCGGAGACGCATCGGATAACATTCCCGGAATCGAAGGATTCGGACCTAAAACGGCAGCATCTATCCTGAAAGAGTGGAATACTCTCGATAACGCCTTGCAACACGCCGGCGAGATCAAGGGCAAAAAAGGGGAAACGCTGAAAAACGAGGGAGAAAAAGCGCTTCTCAGCCGGCAGTTGGCGAAGATCGATACCGCTGTGGAAGTCCCCCGAGAGAGCGCTTTCTATCAGCTGCAGCCCCCTTCCCGTGAAAATCTACTCCAATTTTTAAACCAGATGGGCTTCCATTCCATGATCAAAGATCTTGGAGAAGAGAAAAAGACAAGCACTCCCGTCTCATACCATCTGGTGGACGATGAACCATCTGCCACGGACCTCATGAAAAACCTGAAGGCACACCAAGACGTTGCCTTCGATACGGAGACAACAAGCGAAAAACCTATGCTGGCCGAGCTTGTGGGAGTTGGTTTCGCTGTGCGTGAAGGCGAAGGGTATTACATTCCCCTCAACGGAAAACTGGGAAAAGAAAGGGCTCTTGCCATTCTTCGGGAAATTTTCTCCTGCAAAGACACCTCTTTCTTCGGCCATAACGCCAAGTATGACTGCATCGTACTTAAAAACCATGGCATTGAAGTCACCCCTGCCTTCGACACGATCCTCGCCTCCTACATACTAAACTCCAACGAACGCCTGCACTCCCTGGACACGCTTGCCGCTAAATATTTCGGTTTTACCAAAACAAAAACAAGCGAACTCCTCGGCAAAGGCAAGCAGGAAACGACGATGGACAAAGTGCCGATCGAACAAGTTTCCGCCTACTGCTGCGAGGATGTCGACTACACCTTCCGTTTAAAGAATCTCTTTGAAAAGGAGCTGGAAGAGAGGGGACTGAAAAAACTCTACTACGACCTCGAACTGGCCCTTCTCCCCGTACTTCAAGAAATGGAAATGCATGGCATCTTCCTGGACACGAAAAGACTTGCCTCCATCAAGGACAACGTCACAATAGCCCTTGATATGGTGAAAGAGGAAATCTTCCAGATGGCAGGCGAAGAGTTCAACCTCAACTCTCCCAAGCAACTCAGCGATATCCTCTTTAACAAACTGATGATCAGGCCCCCCAAGAAAACAGCGACAGGCTTTTCGACCAGCCAGGAGGTGCTTGAAGAGCTGAAAAACAACTATCCGATCGCCGAAAAGCTGATCGAATGGCGAGTTCTCGAGAAGATGCGCTCCACTTATATCGACACGCTTCCCCTCGAAGTCAATCCGCGAACACACAGGATCCACACCACCTTCAACCAATTTGTGGCAGCTACAGGAAGGCTTTCAAGCCAAGACCCCAACCTCCAAAACATTCCCGCAAGGCACCCCATAGGACTTCTCATCCGGGAGGCATTTCGTCCCGAAATGGACGGCTGGAGCTTTCTCTCGTCCGACTACTCGCAAATTGAGCTGCGCCTCCTGGCACACTTCAGTGAAGACAAAGCTCTGATAGAGGCCTTTTCAAAAGGGGAAGATATTCATGCGACAACCGCTGCCCATATTTTCGGAATTGCCCTGCCGTTCGTCACCAAGGAGATGAGGCAACTGGCCAAAGCCGTTAACTTTGGAATCCTCTACGGACAGGGTCCTTTCGGACTTGCACAGACCTTGAAAATCGATCTCAAACAGGCTAAATCCTTCATCGAGACCTACTTTGCCAGATTCCCGAAAGTCAAAGCGTATATTGAAGAGTGCAAGGAAGTCGCGCGCAAGAGCGGAAAAGCGGTGACCTTCACCGGAAGAGAGCGCGCCATCCCCGAAATTCACAATAAGAACATGCAAATTCGACAGATGGCCGAACGCCTCGCTGTCAACACACCGCTTCAGGGAGGCGCTGCCGATCTGATCAAAATGGCCATGCTGAAGATCGATGCCAGGCTTAAAAATGAGCGGTTTAAAGGCTACATGATCTTGCAGATCCACGATGAATTGATATTTGAAGCCCCTGAGGGGGAAATAGAGGCACTGAAGCCCTTGGTTAAAGAAGAGATGGAGAACGCTTATCAGTTTAAGGTTCCCCTCACTGTCAATTGCGAAGTTGGCAAAAATTGGAAAGAATGTTAA